From the Fimbriimonadia bacterium genome, the window CGGACACGTTCTGTACATGACCGTCGCGCGCTGGATTCTGCCGTTGCTCGATGCGCTGGGGCGCATGACGTTGCGGCTCGGCGATGCGGTGTCCATCGGCCTGGTGCTGGCCTTCTACGAGTGGATGCGACAAGCGGAGCTGACGTGCGACCGCGGCGGCCTGCTCACGCTCCAGGACAAGCAGGGCGCGGTGGAGACTATCATGGTGTTGGCGGGCGGTCGCAGCCGGTTTGCGGATGAAATGAATATGGACGAGTTCATGACGCAGGCTCGCATGTATCAGGAGGCCGGGGCGCTCGAGAAGCTGGCAAAGGTGATCGTGTTCCTTCTCCGCACCGCCACCTACACGCACCCGCAGCCGATCTTCCGCGCGCAGCAGCTCGAGCAGTGGTTCGAGGGCGGGGAGTATCAGAAGATTCTTTCCGGCGAGTACCTCGGCGCCCCCGAGAAGGCCGCGGTGTAGCGCCACCCGCGCTGTCCCTACCCGGCCGGTCTGTGATGAATCCTCCGCTGTAGCTGGGGGCTTTCTGCGCTTTCATGCGCCGGCGGCACACGGCAAGGAGGCTTGAGGCGATGCGGCGTAATCGGTTGCGGCTGACGAGAGGGCGCCGCTGCGCTCGACCTACTCTCAAGGAGAGGACGCCATGCTTCTTGCGCCTTGCCTCATATGGATCGCTTTACAGAACGGTGCGCCGATGGAGTGGACACTCGAAGAAGCCCGTGACCGATGGACGCCGATGGTGCGACCCGTGCAGCACGTCGGCATGCCAGGCTACCCCTTCCAAGTGGGGGTGATGTGGGATGGCGCGCTGGTCTTCGGGCCGCTGGAGTTCCTGAGCCTAGGAGTCATGCAGCGCGAGATGGAGCCGCTGGGCGACCACCGGATGCATGTATCGGTGGGTTTTGGAGAGCCGATGCGCCTGCTCGACCGTAAGGGGACGGGCAATTCTCGGTTGCGTCGAGGCTTATTGGACGGCCGCTACCCCATCCCGTGGGTCGAGAGCCGGGACGGCGATCTCGTGTACCGAGAGGAGGTGTTCGCGCATTTTCTCGGACGAGCGCCCGGCCGCAACGAGACCGCGAAGCCCGACGACGTGCTGGTGGCGCAGGTGCGCTTTTCTGCCGCCAACGGCGGCAGCACAGACGCCGTGGCCAGGTTGTGGCTGCACTTTGGTGATATGTCGTCCGTGCGCCTAGGATACAAGGCGAGTCAGGGCGCCGCGCTCGCACCTGCCCTTCCCATTCGATTCGACCCGCCGTTCGGATTGCTCGGCGAGAAGGTACGGTTCGTGCTGCCTAGGCCCGACCATGGCGAGGTGCAGGAGCGCGAGGCCGGCTTGCTTCGGTGGGAGGTGCCGCTCAAACCGGGTGAAACGGCGGACTTTCGCTTGGCCATCCCTTATGGTTTGCTCGACAAGCCAGAGGCACAGCGATTGCTGAAGGAGGACCCGCAGCGGCGACGCGACGAGGTGGTGCGTTACTGGCGGCATATGCAGTCGGGTGCCGGAGAGATCCTCACCCCCGATCCGTTCGTAAACGACTATCTGTCGGCAGTGGTGGGCCAGATGGCGCAGCAGGTGGCTTTCCGCCGCGCATCCGATGTATGGATGTACAAGACCAG encodes:
- a CDS encoding M48 family metallopeptidase, with the translated sequence MAETKLFETERKRFPGMHPDAFTAETDKLALDALRKVPILPQVVRKFYDLGIDRWAYSLNMAESVRCGPNQFKTPYAIMREACAILDVPEPELYIKFNPWPNAYTFGVERPFITVHSTLLDALSDEQILYLMGHELAHIKAGHVLYMTVARWILPLLDALGRMTLRLGDAVSIGLVLAFYEWMRQAELTCDRGGLLTLQDKQGAVETIMVLAGGRSRFADEMNMDEFMTQARMYQEAGALEKLAKVIVFLLRTATYTHPQPIFRAQQLEQWFEGGEYQKILSGEYLGAPEKAAV